AACCGGGTGCCATGCGGGTGCCAGACCCAAAGGGTACCCCGGCATGGGCGCCCGGCGCACCAAGGGAAGCACCAGGAACTAAGGACCGATTCGGAACCTGGAACTTGAAGCTTGGAACTTGAAACTTGGAACGTTGAGCTCGAATCGACCATGCGCATAGCTATCGACGCCCGCCTCAATGCTTACCGCAGCGGCGGCATACCGCAATACACCCGTCAACTGCTTGCGGCGCTGGCAGCCGTCGCGCCGGAGCACCGGCTGATCACGCTGAACCATCGTAAGGCCGACACGCCGGTCGCTGTTGCGGCCAACATTGAGCACCGCCGACTGTGGACGCCGCCGCATCATCGCTGGGAGCAGGCCGCGCTGCCGATCGAGCTATGGGGCGTGCATGCCGACGTGCTGCATCTGCCCGATTTTATTCCGCTCTTTGCGCTGCGCACGCCGACCGCGATCACGGTGCATGATCTGGCGTTCGTGCGCTACCCCGAAATTCTGGACGCCGCCGCCCGGCGCTACTACGGGCAGATCCGCCGCGCCGTCGAGCGCGCCGATGCGATCATCGCTGTCTCGGAGAGCACCCGCCGCGACCTCGCCGAGCTGCTGGGTGTCGATCCTGGCCGCGTCGATCTGGTCTATGAGGCCGCCGCTCCGCAGTTCCAGCCGCTCGATCTGCCGCCCGACGCCGAGCACACGATCAGCGGGCACCGGCTGCGCCGTGAGAGCTTCGCGCTCTTCGTCGGCACGCTTGAGCCGCGCAAAAACCTGCCGACGCTGCTGCGCGCCCTGGATCTGCTGCGCCAGCGCCCGCACTCGGAGCCGCCGACGCTGGTCGTCGCCGGGCCGCGCGGCTGGCTCGACGACGACATCGCCAGGCTGGTGACGCAGCTTCGCCTCGGCGATGCTGTGCGCTTTGTCGGCGGCGTCGCGACCGACGATCTGGTCTGGCTGTACAACGCATGCCGCGTCTATCTTCATCCTGAACTGTACAGCGGCTTCGGGCTGCCGATCCTGGAGGCGATGCAGTGCGGCGCGCCCGTGATCGCCGCCGACAACTCCAGCCTGCCCGAAGTTGCGGGCGACGCCGCCCGGCTGCTTCCGGCGCAGGCCGTCGAAGCCTGGGCCGCAGCCTGGCACGAGGTGTGGTACGATCCCGACCTGCGCCAGCGGATGCGCTGGGCGGGGCAGCAGCAGGCCGCGCGCTTCTCGTGGAGCGCCGCCGCGCGCGAGACGCTGAGCATCTACCAGCGCATCGCCCGTCCTGAACAGGAACGATAGAGGAAGTCATGCCCACATCCGTCATCGTCAGCTTTATCGTCGTCGCAATCTTTGATCTCCTCTTCCC
The window above is part of the Herpetosiphonaceae bacterium genome. Proteins encoded here:
- a CDS encoding glycosyltransferase family 1 protein — translated: MELETWNVELESTMRIAIDARLNAYRSGGIPQYTRQLLAALAAVAPEHRLITLNHRKADTPVAVAANIEHRRLWTPPHHRWEQAALPIELWGVHADVLHLPDFIPLFALRTPTAITVHDLAFVRYPEILDAAARRYYGQIRRAVERADAIIAVSESTRRDLAELLGVDPGRVDLVYEAAAPQFQPLDLPPDAEHTISGHRLRRESFALFVGTLEPRKNLPTLLRALDLLRQRPHSEPPTLVVAGPRGWLDDDIARLVTQLRLGDAVRFVGGVATDDLVWLYNACRVYLHPELYSGFGLPILEAMQCGAPVIAADNSSLPEVAGDAARLLPAQAVEAWAAAWHEVWYDPDLRQRMRWAGQQQAARFSWSAAARETLSIYQRIARPEQER